In Syngnathus acus chromosome 21, fSynAcu1.2, whole genome shotgun sequence, one genomic interval encodes:
- the pikfyve gene encoding 1-phosphatidylinositol 3-phosphate 5-kinase isoform X1 gives MSNPHVNGRLQEMAAGEKSMPSSSSVEPPLISPASPSHLTHFKPLTPEQDEPPLRSAYSSFVNMFRFNNKEDGRPATAVSDKVDEVPPSPQSESRSWSSSPSHSRYGSRTQRKSHTEHLRRTSTASVDWPDSSRKSDTALSNHDPRTAVQLRTVVQRLKEIMDGKSQDSDLKQYWMPDSQCKECYDCNEKFTTFRRRHHCRLCGQIFCSRCCNQEIPGKFMGYTGDLRACTYCRKIALNYAYSAESGSISEDLNVLADSSCSVCVLEPSEPRTPVGGRKASRNIFLEEDLTWQRKTPIGMSKTMIHQEPQKSVLPSRLATLQEDVGKSPTRRRSASVSNLSLDCSGSMVPSYDSSVSPPTTRALSGAKSVTKLDHSEEERKNLVDSSQLKDLWKKICHNNTGMEFQDHRYWLRTYPNCIVGKELVNWLLRNGTISNRAQAIAIGQALVDGRWLDCITHNDQMFRDEYALYRPLQSTEFSETPSPDSDSINSVEGHSEPSWFKDIKFDDSDMEQLAEESDYNVSSSANHSKRTSVSSSQSIIDSDSAASISLNMEHNNVNFHIKKQSKYPHVPPTAEQKAEFFMSEDGGENIVISDAFIKESLFNRRVEEKAKEMLFTPLGWHHSSLDQLREENGEKKAMERLLSANHSHMMALLQQLLYSESLSLSWRDIIVPVVRQVVQTVRPDVRNCDDDMDIRQLVHIKKIPGGRKFDSTVVNGFVCTKNVAHKKMNSYIKNPKILLLKCSIEYLYREETKFTCIEPIVLQEREFLKNYVQRIVDVRPNLVLVEKTVSRIAQDMLLEHGITLVINVKPQVLDRVSRMTQGDLVMSMDQLLTKPRLGTCHKFFMQPFILANDDVKTLMFFEGCAAHLGCSIKLRGASEYELARVKEIIMMMVCVAYHSQLEISFLMDEFAMPPSLAQSNSFPCLLDGKVEANAEQTDEESYNPTVRTDDCVTCGCPEDDAFGIEISQEYPRSSSSSAQSEEAGFKQTLTSSPFSSAPAPPLSVSPPFLMEEEQQLTANAFRRTSDDDDTSERGNLEKEEVESTEDKGSEMSMPRLFRDPLQDDTGLFVAEQVTSTDDRLKSISQVFKQELKDIILCISPFITFREPFLLTPAGMHCPSRDYFPEKVYLSPLLNKDFKELDGRRKRQLLKDSASTSLVSSQTNGVAPLKHVDVLPCHGLTSTRIVEQLNSSQDLANMLAEYRAKGGRIRQRESIDPFNSANAAGLVNGYHRSEETPSPLIKGPIKADSEDDKPSKQSETGVVPKMDSLTPVNHQRLCVLFSSSSTQSSNAPNPCVSPWIVTMEFYGKNDLSLGVFLERYCFRSSYQCPSIFCETPMVHHIRRFVHGNGCVQIVLKELDSPVPGYQHTILNYSWCRICKQVTPVVPLSNDSWSMSFAKYLELHFYGHQYTRRANAEPCGHSIHKDYHQYFSYNQMVASFSYSSVRLLEICLPRPKIFIRNQGPSKAILQQDLKDFSQKVMQVYLAIDDRLTSLKTETFSKTREEKMEDLFAQKDMEEAELRSWIEKLQARLQACGLDSPQQLQAVLESLVVKKQSLCEMLQSWNSRLQDLFQQEKGRKRLSVPPSPGRHRQTAADDSKSTLDSSPRNPSPVVQNGDKEDRHLNTLASTSSSSTALLSPVELGAEPNTPGGPSFTEPDSVSIPEDVFDGHLLGSTDSQVKEKSTMKAILANFLPGNSYNSIPFPFDPDKHYLMYEHERVPIAVCEKEPSSIIAFALSCKEYKTALDDLSKASNAGADEVSQANSSGESRAKGSPARLGESSVQSRSITEADPPKDTDVADKQKKQSQNPHIELQFSDANAKFYCRIYYADEFHRMREEILESAEEDFVRSLSHCVNWQARGGKSGAVFYATEDDRFILKQMPRLEVQSFLDFAPHYFTYITGAVQQKRPTALAKILGVYRIGYKNSQNNTEKKLDLLVMENLFYGRKMAQVFDLKGSLRNRNVKTDSGKESCEVVLLDENLLKLIYDNPLYIRSHCKSVLRAAIHSDAYFLSSHLIIDYSLLVGRDDATDQLVVGIIDYIRTFTWDKRLEMVVKSTGILGGQGKLPTVVSPELYRARFCEAMDKYFLMVPDHWTGLGVNC, from the exons ATGTCGAATCCCCACGTAAATGG GAGACTACAAGAGATGGCCGCCGGGGAAAAGTCCATGCCATCGTCCTCGAGCGTCGAGCCACCGCTCATCTCGCCCGCCAGCCCTTCTCATCTGACTCACTTCAAGCCACTCACGCCAGAGCAGGATGAGCCGCCACTGCGGTCGGCATACAGTtcctttgtcaacatgttTCGCTTCAACAACAAAG AGGATGGCCGACCTGCCACCGCCGTCTCCGATAAGGTGGATGAGGTGCCCCCTTCCCCTCAGTCGGAGAGTCGCAGCTGGTCATCCAGCCCTTCCCACTCCCGTTATGGCTCACGGACGCAGCGGAAATCGCACACCGAACACCTCAGGCGCACCTCCACCGCCTCtg TGGATTGGCCAG ATAGCAGCAGGAAGTCAGATACGGCATTGAGCAATCATGACCCTCGCACAGCGGTGCAACTTCGGACAGTGGTGCAACGACTCAAGGAAATAATGGATGGAAAGAGTCAG GACAGCGACTTGAAGCAGTACTGGATGCCCGACAGTCAGTGTAAGGAGTGCTATGACTGTAACGAGAAGTTTACCACATTCCGTCGGCGCCACCACTGCAGGCTGTGCGGACAGATTTTTTGCAGTCGATGCTGCAACCAGGAGATCCCCGGGAAATTCATGGGCTACACGG GAGATTTGCGGGCCTGTACGTACTGTCGAAAAATAGCACTGAACTACGCCTACTCGGCTGAGTCGGGCTCCATCAGCGAGGACCTGAACGTCTTGGCTGACTCTTCctgctctgtgtgtgtattggaACCCAGCGAGCCGCGGACGCCCGTGGGCGGACGCAAGGCAAGCAGGAACATCTTTTTGGAGGAAGACCTCACCTGGCAAAG AAAAACTCCCATTGGGATGAGCAAAAC AATGATTCATCAAGAACCACAGAAGAGTGTTCTCCCTTCCAGACTCGCCACGTTGCAAGAAGATGTGGGTAAATCTCCTACCAGGAGGAG GTCTGCCAGCGTCTCTAACCTGTCTCTGGACTGCTCTGGATCTATGGTGCCGTCATACGACAGCTCGGTCAGCCCGCCCACCACACGAGCCTTGTCGGGCGCCAAGAGTGTCACCAAGCTGGACCACAgcgaggaggagaggaagaacCTTGTG GACTCATCGCAACTAAAGGACCTGTGGAAGAAAATCTGCCACAACAACACAGGGATGGAGTTCCAGGACCACAGATACTGGCTGAGGACCTACCCTAACTGTATTGTGGGAAAGGAGCTGGTGAATTGGCTGCTGAGGAATGGCACTATCTCCAACAG GGCGCAAGCAATCGCCATCGGCCAGGCCTTGGTCGATGGCCGCTGGCTTGACTGCATCACGCACAACGACCAGATGTTCAGAGACGAGTACGCCCTTTACCGCCCCCTGCAA AGCACAGAGTTCTCCGAAACACCATCTCCAGACAGTGACAGCATCAACTCTGTGGAGGGGCATTCTGAGCCGTCCTGGTTTAAGGACATCAAGTTTGACGATAGCGACATGGAGCAGCTTGCAGAGGAGTCCGACTACAACGTATCAA GCTCTGCCAACCACAGCAAGAGGACGTCCGTCAGCAGTTCCCAGTCCATAATTGACAGCGATTCGGCTGCCTCCATCAGCCTCAACATGGAGCACAACAATGTCAACTTCCACATTAAGAAGCAGTCCAAGTATCCACATGTGCCTCCCACAGCTGAACAAAAAG CTGAATTTTTCATGTCAGAGGACGGAGGAGAGAACATTGTGATCAGCGATGCCTTCATCAAAG agTCTTTGTTTAATCGGCGTGTGGAGGAGAAGGCTAAAGAAATGCTGTTCACACCTCTCGGTTGGCACCACAGCTCACTGGACCAGCTCCGAGAAGAGAACGGAGAGAAGAAGGCCATGGAGAGGCTGCT CTCCGCCAATCACAGTCACATGATGGCACTGCTGCAGCAACTGCTCTACAGCGAGTCACTCTCGCTGTCTTGGCGGGACATCATTGTGCCAGTTGTCCGCCAGGTGGTCCAGACAGTGCGACCCGATGTCCGGAACTGCGATGACGACATGGACATCAGACAGTTGGTCCACATTAAGAAG ATCCCTGGCGGGAGAAAATTCGATTCAACTGTGGTAAATGGCTTTGTATGCACCAAGAACGTCGCCCACAAAAAG ATGAATTCGTACATCAAGAACCCCAAAATCTTGCTGCTGAAGTGCTCCATCGAGTATCTTTACAGGGAAGAAACTAAGTTTACTTGCATCGAGCCCATCGTCCTGCAG gagcGAGAGTTTTTAAAGAATTATGTTCAACGCATCGTGGACGTCCGACCGAACCTGGTGCTGGTGGAGAAGACAGTGTCTCGTATTGCTCAGGACATGTTGCTGGAACATGGAATCACCTTGGTGATCAACGTCAAACCG CAAGTGTTGGACCGTGTGAGTCGAATGACCCAAGGAGACCTCGTGATGTCCATGGATCAGCTTCTTACCAAGCCTCGACTGGGCACCTGTCATAAATTCTTCATGCAACCCTTCATCCTGGCCAACG ATGATGTCAAGACGCTGATGTTCTTCGAAGGCTGCGCTGCCCACCTGGGCTGCTCCATCAAGCTGCGCGGCGCCTCCGAGTACGAGCTGGCCCGCGTCAAGGAGATCATCAtgatgatggtgtgtgtggCCTATCACTCGCAGCTGGAGATCTCCTTCCTCATGGATGAGTTTGCCATGCCACCCAGCTTGGCCCAGAGCAATTCCTTCCCCTGCCTGCTGGATGGCAAGGTCGAGGCCAATGCCGAACAGACGGATGAGGAGAGCTACAACCCGACTGTGAGAACTGATGATTGTGTGACGTGTGGATGTCCAGAGGATGACGCATTTGGAATTGAAATAAGCCAGGAGTATCCAAGGTCATCATCTTCCTCTGCTCAAAGCGAGGAAGCTGGTTTCAAACAGACCTTGACTTCTTCACCATTTTCAAGcgctcctgctcctcctctgtCGGTTTCTCCGCCGTTTCTCATGGAGGAAGAACAGCAGCTGACGGCGAACGCATTCAGGAGGACCtcggatgatgatgatacatCTGAGCGAGGAAAcctggagaaggaggaggtggaaaGTACAGAGGATAAGGGATCAGAAATGTCGATGCCCCGGTTGTTCCGAGACCCCTTGCAGGACGACACGGGCTTGTTTGTAGCAGAGCAGGTGACGTCGACCGACGACCGCCTGAAGTCCATCTCTCAAGTCTTCAAGCAGGAGCTGAAGGATATCATCTTGTGTATCTCGCCCTTCATTACATTTCGAGAACCGTTTCTCCTCACGCCTGCCGGCATGCACTGCCCCAGCAGGGATTACTTCCCTGAAAAG GTCTACCTCTCCCCCCTCCTCAACAAAGATTTCAAAGAACTGGACGGGCGGCGGAAGCGACAGCTCCTCAAAGACTCTGCGTCCACCTCACTGGTCAGCAGCCAGACCAACGGCGTCGCTCCATTGAAACACGTCGATGTCCTCCCGTGCCACGGCCTCACTAGCACCCGTATTGTCGAGCAACTGAACAGCAGCCAGGACCTCGCCAACATGCTGGCAGAATACAGAGCAAAGGGAGGGCGAATTCGGCAGAGGGAATCCATTGACCCCTTCAATTCTGCCAACGCGGCCGGACTGGTGAACGGCTACCACAGGAGCGAGGAGACGCCCTCACCACTCATCAAGGGGCCCATCAAGGCCGATAGCGAAGACGACAAACCAAGCAAGCAGAGCGAGACGGGCGTGGTCCCTAAG ATGGACTCTCTAACGCCAGTCAATCATCAGCGGCTGTGCGTGCTTTTCAGCAGCTCCTCAACTCAGTCCAGTAATGCTCCAAACCCTTGCGTCAGCCCCTG GATCGTCACTATGGAGTTCTACGGAAAGAACGACCTCTCACTGGGTGTGTTCTTGGAACGATACTGCTTCAG ATCATCTTACCAGTGTCCAAGCATTTTCTGTGAGACTCCCATGGTGCACCACATCCGCCGCTTTGTGCACGGCAACGGCTGCGTGCAGATTGTGCTGAAGGAGCTCGACTCCCCCGTTCCCGGTTACCAGCACACCATTCTCAACTACTCCTGGTGCCGCATCTGCAAACAG GTGACGCCTGTGGTGCCGCTGTCCAATGACTCCTGGTCAATGTCTTTTGCCAAATACCTGGAGCTGCACTTCTACGGCCACCAGTACACTAGGCGGGCCAACGCGGAACCCTGCGGACATTCCATTCACAAAGACTACCACCAGTACTTCTCGTACAACCAGATGGTGGCGTCCTTCAG TTACTCGTCTGTGAGGTTGTTGGAGATTTGTCTTCCCCGCCCCAAAATTTTCATCAGGAACCAGGGGCCTTCCAAAGCCATTCTACAGCAGGACTTGAAAGACTTCTCCCAAAA AGTCATGCAAGTCTACTTGGCCATTGATGACCGCCTCACTTCCCTGAAGACTGAGACCTTCAGTAAGACACGAGAGGAGAAGATGGAGGACCTCTTTGCCCAAAAAGAT ATGGAGGAGGCCGAGCTGCGTAGTTGGATCGAGAAGCTCCAAGCGCGGCTACAGGCCTGCGGTCTGGATTCTCCGCAGCAGCTCCAGGCAGTGCTGGAGTCTCTTGTAGTGAAGAAGCAGAGCCTCTGTGAGATGCTGCAGTCTTGGAACAGCAG GTTACAAGATTTATTCCAGCAGGAGAAAGGCCGTAAACGTTTATCAGTCCCACCGAGCCCGGGCCGCCACCGACAGACCGCCGCTGATGACAGCAAG aGCACCCTGGACTCCTCACCACGTAACCCCTCGCCAGTAGTCCAGAATGGCGACAAAG AGGACCGTCACCTCAACACATTGGCCTCcacgtcgtcctcctccaCCGCGTTGCTGTCGCCAGTGGAACTTGGGGCCGAGCCAAACACGCCCGGCGGCCCCTCCTTCACGGAGCCGGATTCTGTCAGCATTCCAGAAG ACGTGTTTGACGGACACTTGCTGGGTTCCACTGACAGTCAGGTGAAGGAGAAGTCCACCATGAAGGCCATTTTGGCCAATTTTCTACCCGGTAACAGCTACAACTCTATTCCCTTCCCGTT TGACCCAGACAAGCATTACCTGATGTACGAACATGAACGGGTTCCCATCGCTGTGTGTGAGAAGGAGCCAAGCTCCATCATCGCCTTTGCACTCAG CTGCAAGGAATACAAAACGGCATTGGATGATTTGTCCAAGGCGTCCAACGCAGGAGCGGACGAGGTGTCACAAGCCAACAG TAGCGGCGAGAGCCGGGCCAAGGGCAGCCCCGCCAGGCTCGGCGAGTCATCCGTGCAGAGTCGCAGCATCACAGAAGCTGATCCGCCCA AAGACACTGATGTGgctgacaaacaaaagaagcaaTCGCAGAATCCACACATTGAGCTCC AGTTCTCAGACGCCAACGCCAAGTTCTACTGTCGCATCTACTACGCTGATGAGTTCCACAGGATGAGGGAAGAGATCTTGGAGAGTGCCGAGGAAGATTTTGTCCGCTCGCTCTCCCACTGCGTCAACTGGCAGGCACGTGGCGGAAAGTCTGGAGCAGTTTTCTATGCCACTGAAG ATGACCGCTTCATCCTGAAGCAGATGCCAAGACTGGAAGTCCAATCCTTCCTGGACTTTGCTCCTCACTACTTTACCTACATCACGGGAGCTGTGCAACAAAAA AGGCCGACTGCTCTGGCAAAGATTCTCGGCGTTTACCGCATCGGTTACAAGAACTCTCAGAACAACACTGAGAAGAAACTGGACCTGCTTGTGATGGAAAACCTTTTTTATGGACGCAAGATGGCTCAG GTTTTCGACCTGAAGGGCTCGCTGCGAAACCGCAACGTGAAGACGGACTCGGGCAAGGAGAGCTGCGAGGTGGTGCTGCTGGATGAGAACCTGCTCAAGCTCATCTACGACAACCCGTTGTACATCCGCTCGCATTGCAAGTCGGTGCTGCGCGCCGCCATTCACAGCGACGCCTACTTCCTGTCAAGCCATCTCATCATTGACTACTCACTACTGGTGGGACGCGACGATGCCACTGATCAGCTGGTGGTCGGGATCATCG ATTACATCAGGACTTTCACATGGGATAAAAGGCTGGAGATGGTCGTTAAATCAACTGGGATTCTGGGAGGTCAAG GGAAGTTGCCCACAGTGGTGTCGCCCGAGCTGTACCGCGCCCGCTTCTGCGAGGCCATGGACAAGTACTTCCTCATGGTGCCTGATCACTGGACCGGATTGGGTGTCAACTGCTGA